CAGGAACGCCGTTGTCGGCTGGGTATGATCCTCGTGTAAGAGGCTGGTATAAAACCATCAAAGCTTCAGGAAAAGTCGGTGTCACCGATGCTTACATCGATGCAACAACTAATAAATTGATCGTTTCGATTATGGCTCCGATCATGAAAGAGGGCAAATTTTTAGGCGGTGTGATTTTAGATATTGCGCTGGATACACTCACTAAAGCGACCGCCGATGTCAATTTTAATGGCGGCTATGGGATGCTTTTTGATACTGCAGGCATTGTGATCGCTCACCCCAATAAAGAGATGTACGGAAAAGAGCTTTCAAACTTTTTACCTGAACTGACCAATCAAATCAAAGGCAAAAGCGATGGTTTGGTCGAGTATCAGTTCAATAATGAGAGTAAAATTTTTGCGTTTAAAGTTTCCAAAGAGAGCGGCTGGACCCCTGGCATCACCTTCGATAAAGAGGTTGCGTATGCCTTTTTAAAGACCCAAATGAGCGAGTTGTTTTTGGCGGGTATCGTCATGCTTATTATCTCCATTAGCATCATGATCTTCCTCATTAAAGCCTTGTTAAAACCACTTGATAATCTCAACCGTGTTGTCAAAGAGCTTTCCAGTAATGAGGGCGATCTTAGACACCGTCTTGCAACAACCTCCAATGATGAGTTTGCGCAAGTCTCGGGCAATATCAACAAATTCATCGAGAAACTGCATGAGATTGTTAAAAGTTCCAAAATCATCAGCAATGAAAATGCGTCGATCTCCGAAGAGCTTTCACGCACCGCTTCTGAGGTTGTCCGCAATGTGGACAGTGAGTCTCGCATCATGAACACGACCAAAGAAGAGGGAATCGCCTTAGTAAAAAGTCTTGAAACCTCAGTGGTCAAAGCCAAAGGCTCCCAAGAAGCACTGAGTCGTACACAACATGACATCGTCGAAGTCAAAAGCAAAGTTGAACAACTGGAATCCACGATGCAAGCAACCGCGATTAAAGAGCAGAGTTTAGCCCAAAGACTTGATAATGTCAGTCACAATGCTAATGAAGTCAAAGATGTGCTCGGCGTCATTCGTGATATCGCCGATCAAACGAACCTTTTAGCACTTAATGCGGCGATAGAAGCAGCGCGTGCGGGAGAGCACGGACGTGGTTTTGCTGTCGTTGCCGATGAAGTACGAAAACTAGCCGAACGTACCCAAAAAGGATTGGTTGAGATCGATGCGACGATCAATGTCGTCGTACAATCCATCATGGATGCCAATAATGACATCACGCAAAATGTCCAAGAGGTGCAAGCCTTAGCATCCATTACGGCGGATCTTCAAAAGGGGATGAACAATGTGGCGAACATCATTCATTCCACGATTGATGAAAGTCATTACACCGTAAGTGATTTCATCGATACTTCGACTAAAATTAAAAAAATCGTAGATGCGATTGAGCAAATTGATGGTATTTCTAAAGAGAACGTTGGAAGCATCGACAATGTCTCTCAGGCAAGTGAGCATTTGCATGTCATGACGGAAAATCTCAACAACGAACTGGGAAAATTTAAGTCCTAACCGCACGTTTTTCCCTAAATTGCCCATGCTGCGTTACATTGCGTGGGCAATTTAAGCTTTGAGTCTGTAAAATCTTTGTTAAAAAAAAACAGAGAGTATTCATGCTAAACAAAGAACTCCTCAAAGGACTCTATGTCCTCACCGACGCAACCCTAACGCCAGATGAAATCATGCTTGAACAAGTAGAACGTGTTTTAAAAAGCGGTGTTCGCGTTATCCAGTACCGCGACAAATATACGAGCAGTGAAGAGGCTGAGAAGCAGTGTATCAGACTTCAAGCCTTGTGCGATGTGTATGAAGCCATTTTTATCATCGATGATCGCTTGGATATTGCGTATCGCATCCATGCCGATGGTTTACATGTAGGCGAAGATGATGTGAGTTATGAAGAGGCGCGCGCCCTACTAGGGGATGATAAAATCATCGGCGTATCCTGTTATGGCGACATCGAACGCGCGAAAAAATACGCAAATCTAGGAGCCGACTATGTCGCGTTTGGCTCCTTTTTTCCTTCTCCAACCAAACCCCATGCCAAAATCGTAGACCCTGAAATTTTAAAACAAGCTAAAGAGCAACTCAGTGTGCCTATTTGTGCCATCGGGGGCATTACGGAAGAAACTATAGAGCTGCTTTCATGCTACGACATTGCGATGTACTCGCTTATTAGTGCGGTGTATAAAGACGATGCAATCGAGGAAAATTTAGAAAGATTACACGCTAAAATTTAGGAGCGGGCATGGTTTTAGAAAAGTTTGATGTCTCCATCACCAATGCGAGTAAAGGAATGGCGCTGATGCTGATTTTGTGGCATCATCTTTTCTATGAAAAGCCTGAAATGGGCTTTATTGTCTTTCAAACAGCGCTTCTTGCCAAAGTTTGTGTGGGCATTTATGTGGTGCTTAGCGGGTATGGTTTGGCAGAGTCGGTTAAGAAAAAAGGGCTGGAACTTGGCGTTTTTTACAAGCGACGTTTGCTAAAACTGTACATGAATTATTGGTTGATCGCACTTATTTTTGTGCCGATTGGCGTATGGTTTATGGAGCGATCGCTTTCAAGTGTGTATGGCGAGCATGTTTTTCAAGGCTTTATGCTTCAAATGCTAGGCATCCATATGTTCACGTGGGTCGGTTATGGTTATAACGCGACATGGTGGTTTATGAGCCTGATCATCGTGCTGTACGCTATTTTCCCCTTGGTGAATCTCTTAACGAAAAAATACCATCTTTGGTTTTTAGCCTTTTGTGCGTGGCTTCTCTTTTTTCCGATTCCCTTGGTCAATGACTGGATCTTCCCCTTTGCCGTGGGCGTGTACCTTTCGCAAAAAGATGGCTTTATCAAACTGCTCATTTGGCTCGATAAGCAAGGCAAAGCACGCTTTATCACGCTTACGATTTTAACCGTGTGCGTGGCGTGGTACAGGCAAAATGGCTGGCTTTTTGACAGTGTCCGTGCCGATACGTTTTTTGCGATTTTACTGATTCTTTGGACAACGGAACTGGTTGTTTTTTCACCCTTGGCAAAAAAAGCGTTTGAGTTTGTGGGCGTGCATTCGTTTAATATCTTCTTATTTCACACGTTCATTTATTACTATTATTTTCCTGATTTTATCTACAGTTTTCACTATCCTGTGATGATTTTTGCAATACTTTTGGGGGGTTGTTTGGTGGTCTCCGTAGGAATCGAGAGCTTTAAGAAGAAAATTGGATTTGATAAATTGATCTAAAAATAGCTTCCAAACCCACTTGTTTTACGGGTTTGGAAACTTTACATGTAAAGCGTCTAAATCAGTGCTGATTTTTGCACAAACTTTTCACTTAAGTGGTTGAACTCAGCGCTCTCCACCCATGTTTCGGGTGCGCTTACATACTCGACGATATTTTCCAAAAGCACATAATGGGCATGCTCTTCTTCGGCAATGCGTAAAAATGCCTTTTTTTGTTCACCATCTTCAATCATCAACGCTTTTTCAGTGTAGAATTTGTAACTGCTCTCTTCAGAGCGCAAAGCATTTTTGTAGAGATTGACGTGATCTTCGGTAAAACAGGGTACTTGATTTGATTTTTGCATCTTTTCAAAGATGTTTTTGGTGTATTTAAACAGATCGACACTGGGAACCGTTGGAATGGCTCTGTTTTGGTTCATATGTTCAAAAATATGGTAGTGTTTGACCTCTTCTTCAGCGAGCATCGTCCATATAGACTTTAAGCCTGCATCATCGGTTTTCGTCGCGAGCTCTCGGTAGTAGCGCTCACCATCTTTCTCAGCTTTCATTGCATATTCATAAACGTTCATCGTACACCCCTTTTGTGATAGTTTGATAAAGTAAATCTCTACCCATTTTATAAGAAATCTATGATAAAAGTCTGATAAAGAATCAAGCTTAATTCATTATCAGTAATAAAACCATAAAAAAGTGAAAACTAGAACCACCCAAGACGAAAAAATGCCAAATAGCGTGGTTAAGATAGAGCTTTCTCCAGACATAAAAAATAACACCAACGGTGTACGTAACGCCACCTGCGATGAGGAGTGCAAGTGTCAGGGTATCTAGATTGACGATCAGTGTTTTGAACACACCTACCACCATCCATCCCATTAAAATATACAAGATGACGGCAGGGCGATGAAAACGGTGGGGGAAAAAAAGATTGAGGCTGACCCCAATGGCTGCAATCGCCCAAGCAATGCCAAAAAGCACCCATCCCGTAACGCCTTGAATGCCTAGCAAGCTAATCGGTGTGTAGGTTCCTGCAATGAGAATGTAAATGGCACAATGGTCAATTTGTTGTAAAATAGATTTTGTTTTAGGTGCGCAAATAGCGTGGTAAAGGGTAGAGGCTCCATACATAAAAATCAAAGAGAGTCCAAAAACAACAGCACTCGCGATCTTCGCACCATCACCACTTTGCCCTGCAAAAACGCACAAAATGCTCAGTGCACTTACACTCAGTAAGAGCCCAAGTCCATGGATGCTACTGTGCCAAATCTCTTCACTTAAAGAGTAGTCGTGTGATGTTTCGATGGTATCTCCTTTCAAAATTTTTTACAAGAGATAGATTTTATTATACTGCGATTTTGCCGATTTAGGTCTTATACGCTATTTGGGGGCAAAAAGCTATGTACATCGAATCATCATCACTCACATTACAGTCAAATCATGAGGAGCTGGAAAACAGTACAGCTTATAGGCGCACAACCGACACAGACGTGCAGACACTCACGCGTATCAGCGAAGCAGAAACGCTCAAACTTCAAGCAACAGGAAGTGTCACGACACAAGAAGGTGATGTGCTGGATATTACCTTGCAGAGTGCTTTGGCGCGTTATGATCGTTATGAGACATTTACATCCCAGTCTATTGCTTCTTTGATGGATCCTTTGGTGATCAATCTGAGTGGCGGACTCGCCGACGTCGACGCATCGAAAAACTTTTTGTTTGATCTAAACAGCGATGGCTCAGCAGATGAAATGTCGCTGCTGGGGCAAAATAACGGGTTTTTAGCGCTCGATAAAAACGAAAATGGCATCATTGATGATGGCAGTGAACTCTTTGGCACGCAAAGTGGCGATGGGTTTGCGGATTTAGCGCAGTACGATGATGATGGCAATGGTTGGATTGATGAGAACGATAGCATTTTTTCCAAGCTGAAAATTTGGCAAAAAAGTGCCTTGGAAGACAACCTGATCTCCCTAAGCCAAGCCCAAGTGGGAGCGCTTTTGCTGGAGAGTGTGGACTCTTCGTTTAGCTACAAAAAGGGTGCCGATACCAATGCGCTGCTTCAAGAAAGCAGTGTCGTCCTCTTTGAAAATGGCAGAGCAGGGTGGGTGTCGCATGTGGATTTTGCGATCACTTCGACGCAAGAAGAAAGTGCTCAAACAAGCACTCCAAGTCTCTCCGCCAGTACGAGTAGCGTTTTAAGTGCATCGCTTGGGAAAATAAAACAATCTTCCTCCACGGAAGATCTTAACGAAAGTCTGCTCTCTTCGCTTAAAAGTAAACTCAAAGCTTTAAACAGTAAGCTTGGGAAGACACATGATTCAAGTGAAAAAAGTGGCATTATCATGCAAATCCTCAAAATCTCCATGCAAATTGCGCAACTGGGTGGTTAACCTAAAGCTTTAGGCGGTACAATTTTACATCTTTACATGTAAAAGGAGATTGCGATGCTTGAGCTTCAAACCATTGTAATGTTTGTAACCGCTTCAACGCTTTTGGCACTTGCCCCCGGACCTGACATCCTCTTTGTTTTAACCCAATCCATGAGTAAGGGAAGTCGCTCTGGCATCGTCATAGCCTTAGGACTTTGCAGTGGGCTTATTTTTCATACAACCGCCGTTGCTTTGGGTGTTGCGGTCATTTTTCAAACCTCGGCTTTAGCCTTTAGTCTTCTCAAATTCGTGGGAGCTGCGTATCTTTTGTACCTTGCATTTATGGCATTTAAAGACGCCAGTAAGAGTAAACTGGAATCTTCCAAAAGCCGCCTCAGTCTCATTTCACTTTACAAACGTGGCATTTTGATGAACATCACCAACCCAAAAGTGTCCATCTTTTTTCTAGCGTTTTTACCCCAATTCACCAACCCTGAAGTGGGCAATGTCACAGGACAAATTTTCACATTGGGAGCTTTGTTTATGCTCTGTGCTTTTGTCGTTTTTACGCTGATTTCGCTTCTAGCAGGACGTGTGGGCGCATGGTTTTCAAAAACCAAAAACGGCGAGAAAATCCTTAACCGCGTTTCTGGGACCATCTTTGCAGCGTTGGCTGTTAAATTAGCCTTTACATCCAAATAGGGCTTACACGATGAAAAAAAGTCAACTCTTAGCCGTCATTCTTGCGCTCTTTGCAGGAGTGTTACTTATTGAAATCATTTTACAAAATATGCTAGGCTCGTAAAAAATATCATACGTTTGTGTGACATAGTTGTTACGATATAATGAAAAATTTAGAATAATGGAGCATCAATGAAAATAGGTCTATTTATCCCCTGTTTTATGAACGAGTTATACCCTGAAGCCTCCATGGCAACACTCAAAGTGCTAGAGAATTTGGGGTTAGATGTGGAGTATCCGCTGGAACAAACCTGTTGCGGACAAGCCCAAGCTAACACGGGTTGTGCGAAAGAGACCGCCGTTTTAGCAGAGCGCTTCTTAAAAATCTTCAAAGACTATGACTACATCGTAGCCCCTAGTGGAAGCTGTGTGAGCATGGTGCGTCATAACTATGCCCAGTTTTTAGAAGGACGTGAAGGGTTTGAGCGTATGCGTTCACATACTTATGAACTCATCGAGTTTTTGCATGATGTGATCAAACCAACTTCGATGAATGCGACGTTTGCACACAAAGTGGGCATTCACAACAGCTGTCATGCGCACAGAGAACTGGGCTTAGCGAGCATGAGTGAAAAAAATGTACCCGAATTTTCCAAAATCAAAAATTTGCTCGACAAAGTAGGCGGCATCAGTTACTCAGAACTCACCCGCAAAGATGAGTGCTGTGGTTTTGGTGGAACCTTTGCCGTTTCAGAAGAGGCGATGAGCGTAGCGATGGGACGCGCACGACTGCAAGATCATCTCGATGCTGGCAGTGAGTACATCACTGCTGTGGATATGTCCTGTTTGATGCACATGCAAGGCGTGATTGACCGTGAAAAGATGCCCCTTAAAACGATTTATATCGCCCAAATTTTAGCAGGAGACCTCCAATGAGCCACAACCATTCAGAACTTGCCGATAAATTTGCAAGCAACGTAGAGCGTATGAAATGGCACGACAAAGCATTGTGGTTTGTCCGTGTTAAACGCGACACACAAGCCAAAAGTTTAGACGAATGGGAAGAGCTTCGCAACACCGCCGATAAGATCAAATCGCACACGCTCTCTCATTTGGATGAATATCTTGAACAGTTTGAAAAAAATGCTTTGGCACGAGGCATTCGTGTGCATTGGGCGAAAGATGCGAAAGAGCACAACGAGATCGTTTTAGATTTACTCCGTTCTCACAACGCCAAAATGATCGTGAAAAGCAAATCCATGCTCACCGAAGAGTGTCATCTGAATCCTTACTTGGAAGAACACGGCATTGAAGTGGTTGATACCGACCTTGGGGAACGCATCGTACAACTTCGCCAAGAGCCACCTTCACACATCGTTCTTCCTGCGATTCACCTCAAAAAAGAGGACGTTGGAACAACCTTTGAGAAGTTTTTAAACACCCAAAAAGGCAATGCCGATCCAACCTACCTCACACGTGCCGCACGGGCGCATTTGCGTGAAAAATTTGTGAGTGCGGACGCGGCAATGACCGGTGTGAACTTCGCCATCGCTGAAACAGGTGGCATCGTGGTCTGTACCAATGAGGGCAATGCCGATTTGGGTGCTAGTTTGCCAAAGCTTCATATCGCGTGTATGGGCATTGAGAAAATCATCCCTCGCCTCAAAGATCTCAGCATCTTTACGCGCCTTTTGGCACGAAGTGCAACAGGTCAACCTGTGACAACCTACACATCACATTACCATGGTGCCGTGGAAGGTGGCGAGATGCACGTGGTTATCGTGGACAATGGCAGGAGCAAAATCCTTGCCGATAAACGTTACGTCAAATCGCTTCAGTGTATTCGTTGTGGGGCGTGTTTGAACACCTGCCCGATTTACCGCAGAAGCGGTGGGTACAGTTACGGTTACGTCATCCCAGGACCCATTGGTTCAACGCTGGCACCGAGTCGAGATCTGAAAAAATACTACAGCTTGCCATTTGCCTGCTCGCTCTGTTTTTCATGCTCAAATATCTGTCCTGTCAAAGTAGACTTGGCAGAACAGCTCTACTTAAAACGCCAAGACGTGGTGGATGCTGGGTATCTAAGCCCAATAAAACTGAATGCACTGAAAATGGCAACATGGTTGATGTGCCGTCCAAAATTGATGGATTTTGCAGGATTGATGGCACGCAAAATGGTTCCCATTTTGCCTCGCGTACTGCTGTATTCAAAATTCAACCTCTGGGGAAAAAATAGAGAGTTACCGCCATTCCCTAAAAACAGTTTTAAAGAACTTTACAAAGCAAAAAAGGGTATCAAATGAGTTCACGCGAAGCCATTTTAAAAGCAATCAAAGAGGCAAAACCTCATAACAGCGAAAGTGCACTGCCTGAGGTGAATATTCTTCATACGACCTATGAGGATTTGGATACGAAGTTTGCCACAACGCTCGCAGGTGTGGGTGGAAATGCCATTCATTTGGACTCTTTAACAGCAGTTGATAGCTACATTAAAGAGCATTATAAAGAAGCAACGGTCATTGTCTCAACCGTGGAAGGTTTACATGTAAACACGAAAGAGCTAGGTGCAACGGACGATCCGCATACGCTTAAAGATGTGGATTTGGCGATCATCAAAGGCGAATTTGCCGTGGCTGAAAACGGCGCCGTGTGGATCAAAGAGGCAGATGCAAGGCACCGAGCTCTTTATTTTATCACTCAAAAATTGATGATTATCGTCCCAAAAGGCGAAATTGTCCACAGCATGCACGAAGCGTATACGAGGGTGCATTTTGGTGATAAAGACGTCTTTGGTCTTTTCATCAGTGGCCCATCCAAAACCGCTGACATCGAGCAGTCTTTGGTCATCGGAGCGCATGGTGCGACTGAGGCGTGCGTGGTGTTTATTTAATTTTGATACGCTTAAGGGCAAAGCCCCCAGAGTTACGCTAGGCGCTGTGCTGCTGAAGCTTGCCCCTTTGGGGCAGAATGTGTATCGGTATTTGGGCTTTACATGTAAAGCCTAAAGCAATCTCTCTTTGGCTCTAAAACGTGGCAGTTGCGAGACGATAATGCCTCCAAAAATGACAAAGCTTGCCATCATCTCTGTTTGGCTGAGTACTTCACCTAAGAAAATGTAGGCAAGTAGAACCGTGAAAACGGGGATGAGATTGACAAAGACGGAGGCGCGTGAGGCTTCGATGCGACTGAGTGCGAGGTTGAACATGCCGTATCCTCCCAGCGTCACGATGACGCCCAAATAACACAACCATCCGAGCGCTTCCCATGAGAGATTGATCGGCACACCCCATGATTCCCAAAC
Above is a genomic segment from Sulfurospirillum halorespirans DSM 13726 containing:
- a CDS encoding lactate utilization protein B gives rise to the protein MSHNHSELADKFASNVERMKWHDKALWFVRVKRDTQAKSLDEWEELRNTADKIKSHTLSHLDEYLEQFEKNALARGIRVHWAKDAKEHNEIVLDLLRSHNAKMIVKSKSMLTEECHLNPYLEEHGIEVVDTDLGERIVQLRQEPPSHIVLPAIHLKKEDVGTTFEKFLNTQKGNADPTYLTRAARAHLREKFVSADAAMTGVNFAIAETGGIVVCTNEGNADLGASLPKLHIACMGIEKIIPRLKDLSIFTRLLARSATGQPVTTYTSHYHGAVEGGEMHVVIVDNGRSKILADKRYVKSLQCIRCGACLNTCPIYRRSGGYSYGYVIPGPIGSTLAPSRDLKKYYSLPFACSLCFSCSNICPVKVDLAEQLYLKRQDVVDAGYLSPIKLNALKMATWLMCRPKLMDFAGLMARKMVPILPRVLLYSKFNLWGKNRELPPFPKNSFKELYKAKKGIK
- a CDS encoding (Fe-S)-binding protein, with amino-acid sequence MKIGLFIPCFMNELYPEASMATLKVLENLGLDVEYPLEQTCCGQAQANTGCAKETAVLAERFLKIFKDYDYIVAPSGSCVSMVRHNYAQFLEGREGFERMRSHTYELIEFLHDVIKPTSMNATFAHKVGIHNSCHAHRELGLASMSEKNVPEFSKIKNLLDKVGGISYSELTRKDECCGFGGTFAVSEEAMSVAMGRARLQDHLDAGSEYITAVDMSCLMHMQGVIDREKMPLKTIYIAQILAGDLQ
- the trhA gene encoding PAQR family membrane homeostasis protein TrhA, encoding MKGDTIETSHDYSLSEEIWHSSIHGLGLLLSVSALSILCVFAGQSGDGAKIASAVVFGLSLIFMYGASTLYHAICAPKTKSILQQIDHCAIYILIAGTYTPISLLGIQGVTGWVLFGIAWAIAAIGVSLNLFFPHRFHRPAVILYILMGWMVVGVFKTLIVNLDTLTLALLIAGGVTYTVGVIFYVWRKLYLNHAIWHFFVLGGSSFHFFMVLLLIMN
- a CDS encoding LutC/YkgG family protein, producing the protein MSSREAILKAIKEAKPHNSESALPEVNILHTTYEDLDTKFATTLAGVGGNAIHLDSLTAVDSYIKEHYKEATVIVSTVEGLHVNTKELGATDDPHTLKDVDLAIIKGEFAVAENGAVWIKEADARHRALYFITQKLMIIVPKGEIVHSMHEAYTRVHFGDKDVFGLFISGPSKTADIEQSLVIGAHGATEACVVFI
- a CDS encoding ferritin-like domain-containing protein, translated to MNVYEYAMKAEKDGERYYRELATKTDDAGLKSIWTMLAEEEVKHYHIFEHMNQNRAIPTVPSVDLFKYTKNIFEKMQKSNQVPCFTEDHVNLYKNALRSEESSYKFYTEKALMIEDGEQKKAFLRIAEEEHAHYVLLENIVEYVSAPETWVESAEFNHLSEKFVQKSALI
- a CDS encoding acyltransferase family protein yields the protein MVLEKFDVSITNASKGMALMLILWHHLFYEKPEMGFIVFQTALLAKVCVGIYVVLSGYGLAESVKKKGLELGVFYKRRLLKLYMNYWLIALIFVPIGVWFMERSLSSVYGEHVFQGFMLQMLGIHMFTWVGYGYNATWWFMSLIIVLYAIFPLVNLLTKKYHLWFLAFCAWLLFFPIPLVNDWIFPFAVGVYLSQKDGFIKLLIWLDKQGKARFITLTILTVCVAWYRQNGWLFDSVRADTFFAILLILWTTELVVFSPLAKKAFEFVGVHSFNIFLFHTFIYYYYFPDFIYSFHYPVMIFAILLGGCLVVSVGIESFKKKIGFDKLI
- the thiE gene encoding thiamine phosphate synthase, whose protein sequence is MLNKELLKGLYVLTDATLTPDEIMLEQVERVLKSGVRVIQYRDKYTSSEEAEKQCIRLQALCDVYEAIFIIDDRLDIAYRIHADGLHVGEDDVSYEEARALLGDDKIIGVSCYGDIERAKKYANLGADYVAFGSFFPSPTKPHAKIVDPEILKQAKEQLSVPICAIGGITEETIELLSCYDIAMYSLISAVYKDDAIEENLERLHAKI
- a CDS encoding LysE family translocator, encoding MLELQTIVMFVTASTLLALAPGPDILFVLTQSMSKGSRSGIVIALGLCSGLIFHTTAVALGVAVIFQTSALAFSLLKFVGAAYLLYLAFMAFKDASKSKLESSKSRLSLISLYKRGILMNITNPKVSIFFLAFLPQFTNPEVGNVTGQIFTLGALFMLCAFVVFTLISLLAGRVGAWFSKTKNGEKILNRVSGTIFAALAVKLAFTSK
- a CDS encoding methyl-accepting chemotaxis protein; the encoded protein is MSFKGKIIGTLCVLMFLSLSIFSFISYFDTKKNSVIQTENSLKMASRALSDYIDVWLTGKKSGIESSARYLTNVQSMEKPEIIAILQETTKTLGGFDTTVGLEDGSAITGTGTPLSAGYDPRVRGWYKTIKASGKVGVTDAYIDATTNKLIVSIMAPIMKEGKFLGGVILDIALDTLTKATADVNFNGGYGMLFDTAGIVIAHPNKEMYGKELSNFLPELTNQIKGKSDGLVEYQFNNESKIFAFKVSKESGWTPGITFDKEVAYAFLKTQMSELFLAGIVMLIISISIMIFLIKALLKPLDNLNRVVKELSSNEGDLRHRLATTSNDEFAQVSGNINKFIEKLHEIVKSSKIISNENASISEELSRTASEVVRNVDSESRIMNTTKEEGIALVKSLETSVVKAKGSQEALSRTQHDIVEVKSKVEQLESTMQATAIKEQSLAQRLDNVSHNANEVKDVLGVIRDIADQTNLLALNAAIEAARAGEHGRGFAVVADEVRKLAERTQKGLVEIDATINVVVQSIMDANNDITQNVQEVQALASITADLQKGMNNVANIIHSTIDESHYTVSDFIDTSTKIKKIVDAIEQIDGISKENVGSIDNVSQASEHLHVMTENLNNELGKFKS